A section of the Marmota flaviventris isolate mMarFla1 chromosome 19, mMarFla1.hap1, whole genome shotgun sequence genome encodes:
- the Ccl24 gene encoding C-C motif chemokine 24, translating to MAGPRSIIAGFLLLALCVQCIIPTGSVVTPFSCCFNFTAKKIPQKRVVSYQLTSGSTCVKAGVIFTTTAGRKVCADPNQLWVQEYKKNLDSEQKQPSAEARVRDVKVRRPRRRGNRTAI from the exons ATGGCAGGTCCCCGGAGCATCATAGCTGGCTTCCTGCTTCTGGCCCTTTGTGTCCAATGCATCATCCCCACAG GCTCCGTGGTCACCCCCTTTTCTTGCTGCTTCAACTTTACGGCCAAGAAAATTCCCCAGAAACGAGTGGTAAGCTACCAGTTGACCAGCGGGAGCACCTGCGTCAAGGCAGGGGTGAT CTTCACCACCACGGCCGGCCGGAAGGTCTGTGCTGACCCCAATCAGCTGTGGGTCCAGGAGTACAAGAAGAACCTGGACTCCGAGCAGAAGCAGCCTTCTGCAGAGGCCAGGGTCCGGGATGTCAAGGTCCGCAGGCCGAGACGCCGTGGCAACAGAACTGCCATCTAA